In one Dermacentor variabilis isolate Ectoservices chromosome 4, ASM5094787v1, whole genome shotgun sequence genomic region, the following are encoded:
- the LOC142579612 gene encoding calcineurin-binding protein cabin-1-like, with protein MIKFSALNSNDTSSPQDDNGSPVVTREAQEEEAFGLYRKALGQLQQESHDEALASFRELLALPFISRCSAPPQDDNSDARSGGGTLPPALMLKYVALKNLGAIHVRLGDTRGAVAAYLDAAEIDSTDVTLWYKIGRLALGLYLYPLARIAFEEGLRCSAQHWPCLSSLMTVLYVLNDHLGCLECAARALRLDPGYVKALALREAVYRENPALKSCQDGVFRGCDPSVFTRTVSKEDAEAVLSEARQLREKRRELYTPGKLPRLPLRKKLGEVSWVALGQAMLELYEFIATAKHDSDVSLACKVDLLRSETDNKPVAEAIDLKKESPSDSLQQGSGNSSGDLVICINPPSDPTSQAELPEAQPQVEPGEPQLAQPADLGSLAEQLTVVTQELATPDENGASRATLGGGRRGGKRKRLSLEHLDPSLKRRSARVRNTLRKTQESINYQELLTQFLPSSLAYEGKDDREDSIPNFSDLNSDHTYGLTPNSSLQEDVDKVVSDMEGIEKTESEDVQKFINDHRDRHTLMDLMEDYLWELSSREDLLWPPRLCDIFVDVYKSLRPHIERPSIFAGHDEAPNILRHAMSTLLYCEFMMDKVVVAKAQAQPSVSVSPRSPGNQLGPEFPSSQFGSDLEFLAQMSVREGVFEEKWIPFVLRSFWAEARFLMLSGEMESAVQVLENVLCRIDYESPTDTQPVKVQITNCKMNDVISREVVQEQLESLQRCQSLEEVHRLYELGRYKVVADLLIQTFKKPASRGRKLHAKANIPERHAQLILLQESLWNLKDYSGCLIWGEASLNEALNQYLSVTSAALKCDWSNTIVIVLSDIHRCIKQDMGLLGCLESPKLTRMAHNIIKLINVQMDVSESSNEMAVPTVISWNILYYILKYEEDKIQLLAARSEGQSGVPSFGETGKNAGLTGAMPSSLMLFFTAHEHLGRRSWCTISDGVLLFLFVDVVTQELSKKSAAANAFHEDLNNGIEQCFYCLYGHPNRRGKVKHLQEHNAKPVSLTWDGCKHVFDFFKPQYLPGFDSYKASTVSSELEVLLKRIAALVPPEQDPSNMETTIAAYIDGSVSAFPTLPDTSNFSPVVLELYYLLGDYYFKNKEFAKAIRYYTLDVCLNPNRLDSWAGLALSRSTQIEQRINSCEPKNEVTIQKRAASSLRCFKRALQIDASNSALWIEYGSCVYMLQSNVSRQLKQSSQSALSDEAVEALAKRKKELLDTAKNCYESASRCEEDCRGADEMWLNHYLLGKITHKLGYSPAVYLDHLYQSLQHLYEMNAKYPRRILYHSPPPLSIESLELYYKIHALSMKYLLTYEDTPAPKDELRAIWKFIQKAGSSPFAKFQEKADLMEYYSSSEDEEDESDETGGEGKAGETSRQAKKRSLETDHDYYHAKKPHLEQKREGAKPSTGDSPSRADERELSAVKDILDCLLSVVSDKLVAEERQAPSNRASVSTAGADESTAKARTDGQGVAPATDSCPAKDPVEVKQDKRADAPCQSPAKEQSAVAQRDEQIKKDADSVKKKPAPGQSSDASEAAKASKQVTSAPNSDPFLKLEEAEMKQVLLKTCVHAMKECVSRFPQHFKSVYYLARFYCHSKRSCNLQLARDYLLDSAMSRPTATGSDSAPAVPGLFAERKTTNFFTGIWHTPGDEIDRAGSFATHMHRSIVLLLEILERCGDVDMLAQLAVQLNREPEPEKKYLRDLDRTYLARKAFETAVILASRRLDVLMNEEPPPEDDVLVSALLDVYRVFLVFQKQGVFVDEAGSALAESYRLYKLGEVDSSPPIAEQAVMFCARRQHRESLRALEAAAHGFDQQPLYEVDGTAGSYSDSL; from the coding sequence ATGATCAAGTTCTCCGCGCTCAACTCGAACGACACATCGTCACCTCAGGATGACAACGGCTCGCCGGTGGTTACCAGGGAAGCCCAAGAGGAAGAGGCCTTTGGATTGTACCGTAAGGCGCTTGGTCAACTGCAGCAGGAGAGCCACGACGAGGCCCTAGCTTCGTTCCGCGAGCTGCTTGCGCTGCCGTTCATCAGCCGGTGCAGCGCGCCGCCTCAAGATGACAACAGCGACGCAAGAAGTGGAGGTGGAACGCTGCCTCCGGCGCTTATGCTCAAGTACGTGGCTCTTAAAAACCTCGGTGCTATCCACGTGCGGCTGGGAGACACTCGCGGCGCGGTCGCCGCCTACTTGGACGCTGCGGAGATCGACTCTACCGATGTCACGCTCTGGTACAAGATCGGTCGACTCGCTCTCGGGCTGTACTTGTATCCGCTCGCGAGGATCgccttcgaggaagggctgcgtTGCAGCGCGCAACACTGGCCCTGCCTCAGCAGCCTGATGACGGTTCTGTACGTCCTCAACGACCATTTAGGCTGCCTCGAATGCGCGGCTCGGGCGCTGCGGCTCGACCCCGGTTACGTGAAGGCGCTGGCATTGAGAGAGGCCGTGTACCGAGAGAATCCGGCTCTGAAGAGCTGTCAAGACGGCGTGTTCAGGGGCTGCGACCCGTCGGTATTCACGCGAACCGTGAGCAAGGAAGACGCGGAAGCTGTGCTCTCCGAAGCCAGGCAGCTGAGGGAGAAGCGCCGCGAGTTGTACACGCCCGGAAAGTTGCCCAGGCTACCACTGCGCAAGAAACTCGGCGAGGTGTCCTGGGTCGCCCTCGGTCAGGCAATGTTGGAACTGTACGAGTTCATAGCCACTGCAAAGCACGACAGTGACGTGTCGCTTGCTTGTAAAGTGGACCTGCTGAGGAGCGAGACCGATAACAAGCCCGTCGCCGAAGCCATCGACTTGAAGAAAGAATCCCCTTCAGACAGCCTGCAGCAAGGCAGTGGGAATTCGTCGGGCGACCTCGTCATTTGTATCAACCCTCCGAGCGATCCGACGTCGCAGGCCGAGTTACCTGAGGCTCAGCCACAGGTAGAACCTGGAGAACCGCAGTTAGCACAGCCTGCGGACTTGGGATCACTGGCCGAGCAGCTGACTGTTGTGACTCAGGAATTAGCTACGCCTGATGAAAACGGGGCATCGAGGgcaacacttggtggaggcaggAGGGGCGGGAAGCGTAAGCGGCTTTCACTAGAGCACTTGGATCCCTCATTGAAGAGGCGCTCAGCAAGGGTTCGAAACACACTGCGTAAGACACAAGAGAGCATCAACTACCAGGAGCTCTTGACACAATTCCTACCATCCAGTCTCGCATACGAGGGCAAGGACGATAGGGAAGACAGCATCCCAAACTTCTCTGACCTGAACAGCGACCACACCTATGGCTTGACCCCAAACAGCAGTCTGCAGGAAGATGTTGACAAGGTAGTCTCTGACATGGAAGGCATAGAAAAAACTGAATCAGAAGATGTGCAGAAGTTTATTAATGACCATAGGGACAGGCACACCCTGATGGACCTTATGGAAGACTACCTGTGGGAGCTGAGCAGTCGAGAAGATCTTCTTTGGCCTCCTCGTTTGTGTGATATCTTTGTTGATGTCTACAAGAGCTTAAGACCTCATATAGAAAGACCATCTATCTTTGCAGGGCATGATGAAGCCCCAAACATTTTGCGACATGCTATGTCAACTTTGCTGTACTGTGAGTTTATGATGGACAAGGTTGTTGTGGCAAAGGCACAAGCTCAGCCATCTGTGTCAGTATCGCCAAGAAGTCCTGGCAACCAGTTAGGACCAGAGTTTCCTAGCAGCCAATTTGGGAGTGACTTAGAGTTTCTTGCTCAGATGTCGGTGAGGGAAGGTGTATTTGAAGAGAAATGGATCCCATTTGTTCTTCGTTCATTCTGGGCAGAGGCACGGTTTTTGATGCTTAGCGGTGAAATGGAATCTGCTGTGCAGGTGCTAGAAAATGTTCTTTGTCGAATAGATTATGAGAGTCCCACTGACACACAACCTGTGAAAGTACAGATAACAAATTGTAAAATGAATGATGTTATTTCGCGAGAGGTTGTTCAGGAGCAGCTTGAATCGTTGCAGAGATGCCAGTCTCTTGAAGAGGTGCATCGTCTTTATGAGCTTGGTAGGTATAAGGTGGTGGCTGACCTGTTGATTCAGACGTTTAAAAAGCCAGCCTCTAGAGGTCGCAAACTACATGCTAAAGCAAACATCCCTGAACGCCATGCTCAGCTCATACTCTTGCAAGAATCACTGTGGAATTTAAAGGACTACTCAGGCTGTCTGATTTGGGGTGAGGCTTCACTAAATGAAGCTCTGAACCAGTATCTTTCAGTTACAAGTGCAGCACTCAAGTGTGACTGGTCGAACACAATTGTTATAGTTCTCTCAGATATTCATCGTTGCATCAAGCAAGACATGGGACTACTTGGTTGTCTTGAGAGCCCAAAACTCACTAGAATGGCACATAACATCATTAAGCTGATCAATGTCCAGATGGATGTCAGTGAGTCTAGTAATGAGATGGCAGTACCCACTGTCATATCATGGAACATACTGTACTATATACTCAAATACGAGGAAGACAAGATACAACTTTTGGCTGCACGATCTGAGGGCCAGTCAGGTGTACCTAGCTTTGGCGAGACTGGAAAGAATGCTGGATTGACTGGTGCCATGCCTTCATCTTTGATGCTCTTCTTCACAGCCCATGAGCACTTGGGCAGGCGGTCATGGTGTACGATATCTGATGGTGTTCTTTTGTTCCTGTTTGTGGATGTTGTGACTCAAGAGCTTTCTAAGAAGTCCGCAGCTGCAAATGCTTTCCATGAAGATCTTAACAACGGCATTGAACAGTGCTTCTACTGTCTTTATGGGCACCCAAATCGTCGTGGGAAGGTTAAACACCTTCAAGAGCACAATGCAAAGCCAGTGAGTCTCACCTGGGATGGCTGCAAACACGTCTTTGACTTCTTCAAGCCACAGTATCTGCCTGGCTTCGATAGCTATAAAGCTAGCACTGTTTCATCGGAGCTTGAAGTGCTGCTGAAGCGCATCGCAGCACTGGTTCCTCCTGAGCAGGATCCTAGCAATATGGAAACGACAATAGCTGCGTACATTGATGGTAGTGTTAGTGCTTTTCCAACCCTTCCTGATACAAGTAATTTTAGCCCTGTGGTGCTTGAACTGTACTATCTGCTTGGTGACTACTACTTCAAGAACAAGGAATTTGCAAAGGCCATACGTTACTACACACTTGATGTCTGCCTGAACCCTAACCGACTTGACTCATGGGCAGGCCTTGCGCTTTCACGAAGTACCCAGATAGAGCAGCGGATTAACTCCTGCGAGCCAAAGAATGAAGTGACCATTCAGAAGAGGGCAGCGTCATCACTTAGGTGCTTTAAGCGTGCACTTCAGATTGATGCCAGTAACTCGGCGTTGTGGATCGAATACGGATCATGTGTCTACATGTTGCAGTCGAACGTCTCTCGACAACTGAAGCAAAGCAGCCAATCTGCACTGAGTGATGAAGCCGTCGAGGCTCTTGCTAAGCGGAAGAAGGAACTTTTGGATACAGCCAAGAACTGTTACGAGTCGGCGAGCCGCTGCGAGGAGGACTGCAGGGGCGCTGATGAGATGTGGCTCAACCACTACCTGTTGGGAAAGATCACGCACAAGCTGGGTTACTCGCCGGCCGTGTACCTCGACCACTTGTATCAGTCGCTACAGCATCTGTACGAAATGAACGCCAAGTATCCGCGGCGGATCTTGTACCACTCACCGCCTCCGCTTTCGATAGAATCGCTAGAGCTGTACTACAAGATACACGCGCTTTCCATGAAATACCTGCTCACGTACGAGGATACGCCGGCACCCAAGGACGAGCTACGCGCAATCTGGAAGTTTATTCAGAAGGCAGGAAGCAGCCCGTTCGCAAAGTTCCAGGAGAAGGCTGATCTCATGGAGTATTACTCGTCGTCGGAGGACGAGGAAGACGAAAGCGACGAAACTGGCGGAGAAGGAAAAGCCGGCGAGACGAGCAGGCAGGCCAAGAAGAGGAGCCTGGAGACTGACCACGACTACTACCATGCTAAGAAGCCACATCTGGAGCAGAAACGCGAAGGCGCGAAGCCTTCAACTGGCGACTCTCCTTCTCGAGCAGATGAGCGGGAATTGTCGGCTGTAAAAGACATTCTCGACTGTCTTTTGTCTGTTGTCAGCGACAAGCTGGTGGCCGAAGAAAGACAGGCGCCGTCGAACCGTGCATCTGTGTCCACGGCGGGAGCAGATGAATCCACGGCGAAGGCTAGAACGGACGGTCAAGGCGTCGCCCCTGCTACTGACTCGTGTCCCGCAAAAGACCCCGTGGAAGTGAAACAAGACAAGCGTGCCGATGCCCCGTGCCAAAGCCCTGCAAAGGAGCAGAGCGCAGTAGCTCAGCGAGACGAACAAATCAAGAAAGACGCTGACAGCGTCAAGAAAAAGCCCGCGCCTGGTCAGTCCTCTGATGCGTCAGAAGCAGCGAAAGCGTCCAAGCAGGTCACCTCGGCGCCGAACAGCGACCCGTTCTTGAAACTCGAAGAGGCCGAAATGAAGCAGGTCCTGCTGAAGACGTGCGTGCACGCCATGAAGGAGTGCGTGAGTCGCTTCCCGCAGCACTTCAAGAGCGTCTACTACCTGGCGCGCTTCTACTGCCACTCCAAGCGCTCATGCAATCTGCAGCTGGCGCGCGACTACCTGCTGGACTCGGCGATGAGCCGACCGACTGCAACGGGGTCGGATTCGGCGCCAGCCGTGCCCGGCCTGTTCGCCGAACGGAAGACCACCAACTTCTTCACGGGCATCTGGCACACGCCGGGCGACGAGATAGACCGCGCGGGGAGCTTCGCGACGCACATGCACCGTTCGATCGTGCTGCTGCTGGAGATACTCGAGCGGTGCGGCGACGTGGACATGCTGGCGCAGCTGGCGGTCCAGCTGAACCGCGAGCCGGAGCCGGAGAAGAAATACCTGCGCGACTTGGACCGCACGTATTTGGCCCGGAAGGCGTTCGAGACCGCCGTGATCCTGGCCAGCCGGCGGCTCGACGTGCTGATGAACGAGGAACCGCCTCCGGAAGACGACGTGCTGGTGTCCGCCCTGCTGGACGTCTACCGAGTGTTCCTGGTGTTCCAGAAGCAGGGCGTGTTCGTGGACGAGGCCGGCTCGGCGCTGGCCGAGTCGTACCGCCTCTACAAGCTGGGCGAGGTCGACTCGTCGCCGCCCATTGCCGAGCAAGCCGTCATGTTCTGCGCTCGGCGGCAGCACAGGGAATCCCTGCGCGCCTTGGAGGCGGCGGCGCACGGCTTCGATCAGCAACCGCTCTACGAAGTGGACGGAACTGCCGGGAGCTATTCGGACTCGCTCTGA
- the LOC142579614 gene encoding uncharacterized protein LOC142579614: protein MDNGESTSTSNGNASEASTATPKTNANAEPYCEKYYSLLKRYNAIQKQNYHLMYRIQRVKKLTTRLTKEKRFLTQRLNNYKQEKQAAMSMTQYAMDDRQFRRIKQEPMDPQAHHVVNEYLCRKRKEKCIKTS, encoded by the exons ATGGATAACGGGGAATCGACGTCGACGTCAAATGGAAATGCGAGCGAAGCTAGCACGGCAACTCCGAAGACAAATGCGAACGCCGAACCATACTGCGAAAAGTATTACTCTCTGCTCAAGCGATACAACGCCATCCAAAAG CAAAACTACCATCTCATGTATCGGATACAGCGGGTCAAGAAGCTTACGACAAGACTGACAAAGGAAAAAAG GTTTCTTACGCAACGTCTCAACAACtacaaacaagaaaaacaagcagCCATGTCCATGACACAGTATGCTATG GATGACCGGCAGTTCCGAAGGATCAAGCAAGAGCCCATGGATCCGCAGGCACACCACGTGGTTAACGAATACCTGTGCCGAAAACGAAAGGAGAAGTGCATCAAGACCAGTTGA